In Synechococcus sp. A18-25c, a single window of DNA contains:
- a CDS encoding ferredoxin--nitrite reductase: MTLSSPSRPYLDGKKLNKIEQNKADKDGLLVGSEIEKFAEMGWEQVDETDLQLRLKWYGMFWRPKTPGKFMLRLRVPNGVLSADQLRVVASIVERYGEEGSCDITTRQNLQLRGVLLGDLPEILRRLEEAGLSTIQSGFDNPRNVTGNPIAGIDPQEIVDTRPYTTELQNFLTNNCKGNPEYSNLPRKWNTAVAGAKDNFLLHNDIVFHPVENNGVMGFGVWIGGVLSSQMNAYAIPLNAWVKPDEICKMTDAVIRLWRDNGERDKRPKGRFRLYLDQVGFDTFRTQVEELFGPLTPDPGSVFDTTPRSHYGIHPQKQDGLSYAGLHVPVGRLKAQDLQDFATASLNYGAGEVRLTEDQNVILVGLPADKLEAFKADELLGRFPLEPGHIAAGTVSCTGNTYCGFALTNTKDQALQAAQELDQELTLPDELKIHWTGCPNTCGQAYMGAIGLTGTKAKNSEGVMGEGYTMTLGGSQGPNPSLGEVHRKAIPADEIKSALREVLIERFGATPRA; encoded by the coding sequence ACGAAACGGACCTCCAGCTTCGCCTGAAGTGGTATGGCATGTTTTGGCGCCCGAAAACTCCGGGCAAATTCATGCTGCGTTTGAGAGTTCCAAATGGTGTGCTGTCCGCCGATCAACTCCGCGTGGTCGCCTCAATTGTTGAGCGATACGGCGAAGAAGGAAGTTGCGACATCACAACCCGCCAGAACCTGCAGTTACGAGGCGTGCTGCTTGGAGATTTGCCTGAAATCCTCCGTCGGCTTGAGGAGGCCGGTCTGAGCACCATCCAATCCGGCTTCGACAACCCTCGAAACGTTACCGGCAACCCCATTGCTGGCATCGATCCCCAAGAGATTGTCGACACCCGTCCTTACACGACAGAACTCCAGAACTTCCTGACCAACAACTGCAAGGGAAATCCTGAATATTCCAACCTGCCCAGAAAATGGAACACTGCTGTTGCAGGAGCCAAAGACAATTTCTTACTGCACAACGACATCGTCTTCCACCCTGTGGAAAACAACGGTGTGATGGGATTCGGCGTCTGGATCGGCGGGGTGCTCTCCTCACAAATGAATGCCTATGCCATCCCGCTGAATGCCTGGGTGAAGCCTGATGAAATCTGCAAGATGACCGATGCCGTGATCCGGCTCTGGCGCGACAACGGAGAACGGGACAAGCGTCCAAAGGGACGCTTCCGCCTCTACCTGGATCAGGTGGGCTTCGACACGTTCCGCACTCAGGTTGAAGAGCTGTTCGGACCGCTCACTCCTGATCCCGGGTCTGTTTTCGATACAACCCCTCGCTCTCACTACGGTATCCATCCGCAAAAGCAAGACGGCTTGTCGTACGCGGGACTTCATGTGCCTGTCGGACGGCTTAAAGCGCAAGATCTCCAAGATTTTGCCACCGCAAGCCTCAATTACGGCGCCGGCGAGGTGCGTTTGACAGAAGATCAGAATGTGATTCTGGTTGGACTCCCAGCGGACAAATTGGAAGCGTTCAAAGCCGATGAGCTGCTTGGACGGTTTCCTCTCGAACCCGGCCACATCGCCGCGGGAACCGTCTCCTGCACAGGGAACACTTACTGCGGATTTGCACTCACCAATACCAAGGATCAAGCGCTCCAAGCCGCGCAGGAACTGGATCAAGAATTAACGCTCCCAGATGAGCTGAAAATCCACTGGACCGGATGTCCAAACACCTGTGGCCAGGCCTACATGGGTGCCATTGGACTGACCGGAACGAAAGCGAAAAACAGTGAAGGCGTGATGGGTGAGGGCTACACCATGACCCTTGGAGGCTCACAGGGCCCGAACCCCTCCCTTGGTGAAGTGCATCGCAAAGCTATCCCGGCGGATGAAATCAAATCCGCCTTACGCGAAGTGCTGATCGAACGTTTTGGCGCCACACCCCGCGCCTAA
- a CDS encoding formate/nitrite transporter family protein — protein sequence MDYVLPNELVDGMIAAGGKKATVSVKNLLLRGFYSGAILGLAVILALTIGLKSGQPWLGSLLFPFGFASIVLFGMELVTGNFALLPMATWAGKSSWKATFRNWAWVWFGNWIGTAVVAVLMAISLTSGGTVDPASAADGGGMWQQVAAKIIALNKTNVVTKYENLETLGFFLAILRGLIANWLVCLGVTMALVSKSVPGKILACWLPITAFQSMGMEHIVVNQFLHTAGPILGSGVNFGQVIFWNWLPVTIGNIIGGMVFIGMLFYSTHRTKVENVLPSEHDDKLERELAAELGAR from the coding sequence ATGGACTACGTCCTACCCAACGAACTTGTCGACGGCATGATTGCCGCAGGCGGCAAAAAGGCAACCGTCAGCGTCAAAAACCTACTTTTGCGTGGTTTTTACTCCGGCGCGATTCTCGGCCTCGCTGTCATCCTGGCTTTGACCATCGGACTCAAGAGCGGTCAACCCTGGTTGGGCTCGTTGTTGTTCCCGTTTGGCTTCGCCAGCATCGTGCTCTTTGGCATGGAGTTGGTCACTGGCAACTTCGCCCTGCTGCCCATGGCAACTTGGGCGGGCAAAAGCTCCTGGAAGGCAACCTTCCGCAACTGGGCTTGGGTTTGGTTCGGTAACTGGATTGGAACAGCTGTTGTCGCCGTTCTGATGGCCATCAGCCTCACCAGTGGCGGCACCGTGGATCCTGCCTCTGCTGCCGATGGCGGTGGCATGTGGCAACAAGTTGCAGCCAAGATCATTGCCCTTAATAAGACCAATGTGGTCACTAAGTATGAGAACCTCGAGACCCTTGGGTTCTTCCTGGCCATCCTGCGCGGTCTGATTGCCAACTGGCTGGTGTGCCTCGGCGTGACGATGGCTTTGGTGAGCAAAAGTGTTCCCGGCAAGATCCTGGCCTGCTGGCTCCCAATTACCGCGTTCCAATCGATGGGCATGGAGCACATCGTGGTGAACCAGTTCCTGCACACCGCAGGCCCCATCCTGGGATCCGGCGTCAACTTCGGTCAGGTGATCTTCTGGAACTGGCTGCCAGTCACCATCGGCAACATCATCGGTGGCATGGTCTTCATCGGCATGCTCTTCTACAGCACCCACCGCACCAAGGTTGAGAATGTCCTGCCCTCCGAGCATGACGACAAACTGGAGCGTGAACTGGCCGCTGAACTCGGCGCCCGCTGA
- a CDS encoding HEAT repeat domain-containing protein translates to MSHPVNEAALWERLSQSRRAPLEPHWLGEVYSPSLSIDLRRALSEKLGMLADRGWPEIQSLINQHGALPDLVLAAGLCHQKDARNWLLDQLTSRSQLDDINLCIVQALSCWGADVPETVMTESLRHPGQQHRLAGLQLLSFRAHTLSDEELLRYCSGLLHDFRDPVVIAAIRVLQRRDGSSISNRLAQLCIDGSDEVAAAALRALGCIATPSSQSSLLELSKTLSDASRQQLAQQQLEQQFRS, encoded by the coding sequence GTGTCACATCCTGTGAATGAAGCCGCTCTTTGGGAGCGGCTTTCCCAATCACGACGGGCTCCACTGGAGCCCCATTGGCTGGGGGAGGTCTACTCTCCCAGCCTTTCTATTGATCTCCGTCGAGCCCTCAGCGAAAAGCTCGGCATGCTGGCCGATCGGGGTTGGCCAGAGATTCAGAGCCTGATCAATCAGCACGGAGCGCTTCCTGATCTCGTACTGGCAGCAGGCCTCTGCCATCAGAAAGACGCCAGAAACTGGTTGCTGGATCAACTCACCAGCCGTTCACAACTGGATGACATCAACCTCTGCATTGTTCAGGCCCTCTCCTGCTGGGGTGCGGATGTGCCCGAGACCGTCATGACTGAAAGCCTGCGCCATCCAGGTCAGCAGCATCGCCTCGCGGGCTTGCAGTTGCTGAGTTTCCGGGCTCACACCCTGAGTGATGAAGAGCTGCTGAGGTATTGCTCAGGATTGCTCCATGACTTCAGAGACCCTGTCGTCATCGCAGCAATCCGTGTTCTACAGCGACGGGATGGATCCAGCATCAGCAACAGGCTGGCGCAGCTCTGCATCGACGGATCTGATGAGGTCGCTGCGGCAGCGTTGCGAGCCCTTGGATGCATCGCCACTCCTAGCAGCCAGAGCTCTTTATTGGAACTCAGTAAAACTCTGAGCGATGCCTCCCGGCAACAACTCGCCCAACAACAACTGGAACAACAATTTCGTTCCTAA
- the cynS gene encoding cyanase translates to MTLTSTSSPSLSAPSQSTVTASLMAAKKAKGMSFADLEAALGLDEVWIASLFYGQATASSEEAEKLASLLSLDPAITAAIQEFPTKGSLEPVIPTDPLIYRFYEIMQVYGMPLKDVIQEKFGDGIMSAIDFTLDVDKVEDPKGDRVKITMCGKFLPYKKW, encoded by the coding sequence ATGACTTTGACCTCCACCTCATCTCCTTCGCTGTCAGCACCATCACAGAGCACTGTGACCGCATCCCTGATGGCTGCGAAGAAAGCCAAAGGAATGAGTTTTGCTGATCTTGAAGCGGCTCTTGGCTTGGATGAAGTGTGGATCGCTTCTCTGTTTTATGGCCAGGCCACAGCGTCAAGCGAAGAGGCAGAAAAGCTGGCTTCGCTTCTGTCTTTGGATCCTGCTATCACTGCTGCCATTCAGGAGTTTCCCACCAAGGGCAGCCTTGAGCCTGTTATCCCCACTGATCCTCTGATCTACCGTTTCTACGAGATCATGCAGGTGTATGGCATGCCTCTGAAGGATGTGATCCAAGAGAAATTCGGCGATGGAATCATGAGCGCCATTGATTTCACTCTCGATGTCGACAAAGTTGAGGATCCCAAGGGTGATCGTGTGAAGATCACGATGTGTGGCAAGTTCCTTCCTTACAAAAAGTGGTGA
- a CDS encoding cyanate hydratase, producing the protein MSNLFRSLTSLLSSQQLESSGTTSLVLERLYYADGRQNPSHPRHGSFEGLSLLD; encoded by the coding sequence ATGAGCAACCTGTTCCGATCTCTCACATCTTTGCTGAGTAGTCAGCAGCTCGAGTCCAGTGGAACCACCAGCCTTGTGCTTGAGCGCCTCTATTACGCGGATGGACGGCAAAATCCAAGCCATCCCCGCCACGGCAGCTTTGAAGGTCTGTCTCTGCTCGACTGA
- a CDS encoding anthranilate phosphoribosyltransferase family protein: protein MASSVLSGRERFKQHLRKVGSGEHTSKGMSRQEAADAMALMLDQEATPAQIGAFMIAHRIRRPEPQELTGMLDTYRSRGPVVQSSAGQRAPLCFGMPFDGRTRTAPIYPLTTLVLLASEQPVVLQGGERMPIKYGITAMDLFRLLDLDLTGLCLSQVQAGFETHGFALIHQPDHFSIADSLIEYREDLGKRPPVASLELLWTAHAGAHLLVSGFVHPPTESRAWEALRLAGETDVLTVKGLEGGTDLPIGRACITARVRHGEAERQILHPRDHGCHDADVEWSKDQDWKDQALQALSNRGPLSDALRWNAGAYLWFAGLTDTLEAGIQNAVAVLESGKALAQLDQLRVWRNSLSIR, encoded by the coding sequence GTGGCGAGCTCTGTTCTCAGCGGTCGTGAACGCTTCAAGCAGCACCTGCGAAAAGTTGGTAGTGGAGAGCACACCAGCAAGGGGATGAGTCGGCAAGAGGCGGCGGACGCCATGGCTCTCATGCTCGATCAGGAGGCGACCCCAGCTCAGATCGGCGCTTTTATGATCGCCCATCGCATCCGCCGTCCGGAACCGCAGGAGCTGACCGGAATGCTGGACACCTACCGATCCAGAGGGCCGGTGGTGCAGAGCTCGGCAGGTCAACGGGCACCTCTCTGTTTCGGTATGCCTTTCGACGGGCGTACACGCACCGCACCCATCTATCCACTAACGACGCTGGTTCTCCTAGCCAGCGAGCAACCGGTGGTGCTGCAGGGCGGCGAACGCATGCCGATCAAGTACGGCATCACAGCGATGGACCTTTTCCGTCTGCTGGACCTTGATTTGACAGGTCTTTGCCTCAGTCAAGTGCAGGCAGGCTTTGAAACCCATGGTTTTGCACTGATTCACCAACCGGATCATTTCTCAATCGCAGACTCGCTGATCGAATACCGCGAAGACCTCGGCAAACGCCCACCGGTAGCCAGCCTGGAACTTCTCTGGACAGCCCATGCAGGTGCGCATCTGTTGGTCAGCGGCTTCGTGCACCCTCCCACCGAAAGCCGGGCCTGGGAAGCACTCAGGCTCGCCGGCGAGACCGATGTGCTCACCGTGAAAGGGCTTGAGGGAGGAACCGATCTGCCGATCGGTCGGGCCTGCATCACAGCCCGTGTCCGCCATGGCGAGGCCGAAAGGCAGATCCTGCATCCCAGGGACCATGGCTGCCATGACGCCGACGTGGAGTGGTCCAAGGACCAGGACTGGAAGGATCAAGCCCTTCAAGCCCTGTCGAATCGAGGCCCTCTCAGTGACGCCCTTCGCTGGAATGCGGGGGCTTATCTGTGGTTTGCCGGTCTCACCGACACTCTTGAAGCTGGGATCCAAAACGCTGTAGCCGTGCTGGAAAGCGGCAAAGCCTTGGCGCAACTGGATCAACTGCGCGTGTGGCGCAACAGCCTCTCCATCCGATAA
- a CDS encoding GNAT family N-acetyltransferase, whose product MALRPIVPTDEGLLREIYADAIETQAPALYTDEQVRAWSALAWLPGVLDRTLRTGCGWISGGDAAFAIRDPRDRLALLYCRGRSARQGHAGALLDRIEADAADEGVTCLRTEASQCSRSLLERRGWSVVAPETIAIAGVMFERYRMERLLRHTRS is encoded by the coding sequence ATGGCGCTTCGACCGATCGTTCCAACTGATGAGGGTCTTTTGCGGGAGATCTATGCCGATGCCATCGAAACCCAGGCCCCGGCGCTTTATACAGACGAGCAAGTGAGGGCATGGTCGGCTTTAGCCTGGCTGCCTGGTGTTCTGGATCGGACCCTTCGCACCGGGTGCGGCTGGATCAGTGGAGGCGATGCTGCGTTTGCGATCCGTGATCCACGGGACCGGCTTGCCTTGCTGTACTGCCGAGGACGCTCGGCACGACAGGGTCATGCTGGAGCTCTGCTGGACAGAATTGAAGCGGACGCGGCCGATGAGGGTGTGACCTGTCTGCGCACAGAGGCCAGTCAGTGCAGCCGCTCGCTGCTGGAGAGACGTGGTTGGTCTGTGGTGGCCCCCGAAACGATTGCTATCGCTGGAGTGATGTTTGAGCGTTATCGGATGGAGAGGCTGTTGCGCCACACGCGCAGTTGA
- a CDS encoding MFS transporter, giving the protein MASAPYGSVSLLCTQAALQRPRIPTLLSAFLTLLNDRLSESIFLPLLPFLLEDFSSNGSTVGLLSGTYALSQFAVAPLIGALSDRFGRKPIISLCVFGSVIGMGLFATTLTVPWQPIWPEAAAAGLPLALLFLARVIDGASGGTAATATAVLADITTPENRAKAFGLIGVAFGLGFVLGPGLGGLLGDVNRILPAWAATAFAVANLIVVLGLLPETHPINARKQLPRRRELNPVTLLARVFAKPEVRRLSIAFFGFFMAFNGFTTVLVLYLCNSFNWTEGMAGAAFALVGVIAMVVQGGLIGPLVKRFGELRLTLVGLGLLTSGCLLVPMATPNNSIPVVYTAVSLLALGTGLVTPCLRALVSRRLGSDGQGSALGGLQGLQSLGTFLGASAAGFSYDRIGVTSPFWFGSMMLIGVALLVAGSIRNRPETIQD; this is encoded by the coding sequence ATGGCGAGTGCCCCTTATGGGAGTGTGAGTCTTCTGTGCACGCAGGCGGCTTTGCAGCGTCCTCGCATTCCCACTCTGCTCAGCGCCTTTCTGACGCTGCTCAATGACCGCCTTAGCGAGAGCATCTTTCTGCCTCTGCTGCCCTTCCTACTGGAAGACTTCAGCAGCAACGGCAGCACGGTAGGTCTGCTCTCAGGCACGTACGCCCTCTCCCAGTTCGCAGTGGCGCCACTTATTGGCGCACTGAGTGACCGCTTCGGACGAAAACCCATCATCAGCCTCTGCGTCTTTGGCTCTGTGATTGGCATGGGTCTCTTTGCCACCACCTTGACCGTGCCATGGCAACCAATCTGGCCAGAGGCGGCAGCAGCAGGTCTGCCCCTCGCCCTGTTGTTTCTGGCGCGAGTCATCGATGGGGCAAGCGGGGGCACTGCCGCCACAGCCACAGCTGTCTTAGCCGACATCACCACACCAGAAAACAGGGCCAAAGCCTTCGGCCTCATTGGCGTGGCCTTTGGCCTGGGGTTTGTCCTTGGTCCTGGTCTTGGTGGACTGCTGGGTGATGTCAACCGCATTCTTCCTGCCTGGGCTGCAACAGCCTTCGCCGTCGCGAACTTAATCGTGGTACTTGGACTCCTCCCAGAAACGCATCCCATCAATGCCAGAAAGCAACTGCCGCGAAGGCGCGAGCTCAATCCAGTCACGCTCTTGGCACGCGTGTTTGCCAAACCAGAGGTGCGTCGCCTCTCGATCGCCTTTTTTGGCTTCTTTATGGCCTTCAACGGTTTCACCACCGTTTTAGTGCTGTACCTATGCAACAGTTTCAACTGGACTGAAGGCATGGCTGGAGCCGCTTTCGCCCTGGTTGGAGTCATCGCAATGGTGGTCCAGGGAGGCTTAATCGGACCGCTGGTGAAGCGTTTCGGTGAACTCCGTTTGACCCTCGTTGGTCTTGGTCTTCTGACCTCCGGATGCCTGTTGGTGCCCATGGCGACACCGAATAACTCCATTCCAGTGGTGTACACCGCCGTGTCTTTGCTGGCACTCGGCACGGGTCTTGTGACCCCCTGCTTGCGTGCTCTGGTCTCGCGTCGTCTTGGCAGCGATGGCCAAGGATCAGCACTGGGCGGTCTGCAGGGTCTGCAAAGCCTCGGCACATTTCTTGGCGCCTCCGCCGCTGGCTTCAGCTACGACCGGATTGGCGTCACCAGTCCGTTCTGGTTCGGAAGCATGATGCTGATCGGAGTTGCCCTCTTGGTGGCTGGCAGCATCCGGAATCGGCCAGAAACCATTCAAGACTGA